The following DNA comes from Candidatus Methylomirabilis sp..
GGGACGAGCGGAACGACGAGGCCTTCAGCCGGGCGCTGGCCGCCCTCTGCGACGTCTACGTGAACGACGCCTTCGGGGCGGCCCATCGGGCCCACGCGTCCACGGTCGGCGTCATCCGCTTCGCCCCGGTGGCCGCCGCCGGCTTCCTCCTGGAGCGGGAGCTCACGTACCTGGGCCAGGTCCTGGAGACCCCCCGCCGCCCCTTCGTGGCGATCCTGGGGGGGGCGAAGGTCTCGGACAAGATCGGGGTCATCCGGAATCTGCTCACCCGGGTGGACGCGCTCCTCATCGGGGGGGCGATGGCCTACACCTTCCTGGCGGCCCAGGGGATTCCCGTGGGGGCCTCCCGCGTCGAGGCGGACCGGCTGGAGGTGGCGAGGGACATCCTGGCCCGGGCCCGCCCCGGTCGCCTCTGCCTCCCCAGCGATCACGTCATCGCGGAGCGGGTGGAGGCGAGCGCCCCGACGGGAGTGGTGCCGCTCCGGGGGATCCCCGCCGGTTGGATGGGGCTGGACATCGGCCCCGAGACCATCGCGCAGTTCGCGGAGGAGATCGGCCGCGCGGGGACCATCTTCTGGAACGGCCCGCTGGGGGTCTTCGAGCTCCCACCCTTCCGGGCCGGGACGATGGCGGTCGCGGCCGCGGTGGCGGCGTCCCGGGCGACGTCCGTCATCGGCGGCGGCGACACGGTCGCCGCGGTGAAGGTGGCAGGCGTGGCCGACCGGATGACGCACCTCTCCACGGGGGGCGGGGCCTCGCTGGAGTTCCTGGAGGGGAAGGAGCTCCCGGGGATCGCCGCCCTTCCGGAGAAGCAGTGATGGCGCGGATCCCGCTCGTCGCCGGCAACTGGAAGATGTACAAGACGCCCACGGAGGGGGCCGCGTTGGCGCGCGAGCTCCGCCAGCGGCTCGACCGCCCCGGCGGGCGCGACGGGGTCGACGTGGCCGTCTGTCCCCCCTTCCCCGCCCTTCCCGCGGTGGGGGCGGCTCTGCAGGGGAGCGGCATCGCGCTGGGCGCGCAGGACATGCACTGGGAGAAGGAGGGGGCCTTCACCGGCGCCGTCTCCGCCGGAATGCTGGTGGACCTCGGCTGCCGATTCGTGATTCTGGGGCATTCGGAGCGGCGCCAGCACTTCGGGGAGACGGACGCGACGGTGCAGCGGAAGGTCCGGGCGGCCCTCGCGGCGGCGCTCACCCCCATCGTGTGCGTCGGGGAGACCGTGGCCGAGCGGGATGCGGCGCAGACCCTGGCCGTCGTCACCCGGCAGGTCGGGGCGGCCCTGGAGGGCCTGCCCGCCGCCGATCTCGGCCGGCTCGTCCTGGCCTACGAGCCGGTCTGGGCGATCGGCACGGGCCGGACCGCGACGCCGGCGCAGGCCCGGGAGATCCACGGGGCCCTCCGGCGCCTCCTCACGGAGCGGGGGGGCGGGCCCGCCACCCGAATCCTGTACGGCGGGAGCGTCAAGGCGGAGAATGCGGCGGGGCTCCTCCGCGAACCCGAGATTGATGGTGCCCTGGTCGGGGGCGCTTCGCTGGTGGCGGAGCAGTTCGCCCGGATCGTGGAAGCCACCCGTCCCGCCTGAGCGGGGCGCGGGGGCCGCCGCGGCCGCATCGGGCTCGCGACGCGAAGGGAGAGCACATCCATGTACGTCCTGCTGCTGGTCCTCCACATCGTGGTGGCCGTGGCCCTGATCGGGGTCGTCCTCCTCCAGTCGGGGAAGGGAGCCGACATCGGCGCCGCCTTCGGCGGGGGCTCCAGCCAGACCGTCTTCGGCGGCCGCGGCGCCACCACCCTCCTCCACAAGGTGACCACGATCGCCGCCATCCTCTTCATGCTCACCTCCCTCAGCCTGACCCTGTACCACGGGGAGCGGCGCGCCTCCTCCGTCATCCGGGAGGAGCCCGCGGCGGCGACCGAGACCACGCCCCCCGCGGCTCCCCCGGCCCCCGCGCCGGCGCCGGCGGCGCCGGGGGCGGCCGCTCCGGCCAAGTGAGTCCGGAGAGGTGATGGCCCCCGCCCGCCGTCTCTCCCGCTGGCTGCCGGCCGGCCTCCTGATCCTCGGCCTCGCCGGGTGCGGCGGCGAGGCCCCCTCCGCCGAGGCGCCCGGGGCCGTGACCGGCCCCCCGGCGTACGGGGACACGATCGTCGAGGCCTCGATCGGGGACATCAGCGGCCTCATCCCGAACATCACCAGCGACTCCGCCTCCCACAGCGTGGGGAGCCTCATCTACGACGGGCTGGTCCGGGCCGACCGGGACCTGAGCCTCACGGGGGAGCTGGCCGAGTCGTGGACGATCTCGAAGGACGAGCGGACGATCACCTTCCACCTGAAGAAGGGGGTGCGCTGGCACGACGGGGCTCCCTTCACGGCGCGGGATGTGGAGTTTACCTACCGGTACATGCGCGACCCGAAAACCCCGACCGCCTACGCCGAGGACTTCCTCCAGGCCGCCTCGCTCGAGGTCGTGGACCCCCACACCGTCCGGGTGCACTACGAGAGGCCCTATGCGCCCGCGCTCCTCTCGTGGGCGCTCTGGGTCCTCCCGGCTCACATCCTGGAGGAGCCCTGGCGGAAGGGTGTGGACCTCCGGACGACGCCCCAGAACCGCCACCCGATCGGGACCGGGCCCTTCCGCTTCCACGAGTGGAAAACCCAGGAGAAGGTCGTCGTCCTGGCAAACCCCGACTACCACCGGGGCCGCCCGTACCTGGACCGAGTCGTTCTCCGGATCATTCCCGACCCCGCCACCATCTTCCTCGAACTGAAGGCTCGCAACGTGGACATGGCCGGGCTCACCCCCCTCCAGTTTCGCCGGCAGACGGAGTACCCGGCCTTCGCGAAGTTCTTCGAGAAGTACCGCTACCTCTCGAACTCCTACGCCTACCTCGGCTTCAACCTGAAGGACCCGCGCTTCGCCGACCGGTTGGTGCGACAGGCCATCGCCCATGCCATCGACAAGCAGGAGATCATCGAGGGGGTCCTCCTCGGCCTCGGGCAGGAGGCGGTCGGGCCCTACAAGCCGGGGACCTGGTGGTACACCGATCAGGTGCGGACCTTCCCCTACGATCCAGATCGGGCGAAGGCGCTCCTGCGGGAGGCCGGGTGGCGGGATCGGGACGGCGACGGGATCCTCGAGAAGGATGGGAAGCCGTTCCGGTTCACGATCCGGACGAACCAGGGGAACAGCGTCCGGATCCAGACGGCGGAGATCATCCAGCGGCGCCTGAAGGCAGTCGGGATCGACGTCAATATCCACGTGGTGGAGTGGGCGGCCTTTATCAATACGTTCATCCGGAAGCGGGACTTCGAGGCGATCATCCTGGGCTGGGGGCTCGGCCTCGACCCGGACCAGTACGAGATCTGGCACTCGAGCAAGACCGGCCCGGACCAGCTCAACCACGTTTCCTATAGCAACCCGGAGGTGGACCGGCTCCTCGAGCAGGGCCGCCGGACCTTCGACCGGGAGCGCCGGACCGCCATCTACCGGGAGTTCCAGCGGGTCCTCGCCGAGGACCAGCCGCTCGTGTTCCTCTACGTCCCGGAAGCCCTGACGGCGGTGTCGTCGCGGATCCGGGGCATCGAGCCGGCCCCGGCCGGCCTCGCCTGGAACTTCATCCGGTGGTACGTTCCCCAGGACGCGCAGCGCTACACCCGCTGAGGCCATGCTCGCCTACGTCGCCCGCCTCACCGTTGTCTCCGCCCTCCAGATGCTCGCGATCACCCTGCTGGCCTTCCTCGTGATCCACCTGGCGCCCGGCGAGCCGGTGGTCCTGCAGCAGGAGCTCCAGACGACCCAGAGCCCGCAGCAGCGCCAGACCCTGCGCGAGCTCTACGGCCTGGACAAGCCGCTCCACGTCCAGTACGGG
Coding sequences within:
- a CDS encoding peptide-binding protein; the protein is MAPARRLSRWLPAGLLILGLAGCGGEAPSAEAPGAVTGPPAYGDTIVEASIGDISGLIPNITSDSASHSVGSLIYDGLVRADRDLSLTGELAESWTISKDERTITFHLKKGVRWHDGAPFTARDVEFTYRYMRDPKTPTAYAEDFLQAASLEVVDPHTVRVHYERPYAPALLSWALWVLPAHILEEPWRKGVDLRTTPQNRHPIGTGPFRFHEWKTQEKVVVLANPDYHRGRPYLDRVVLRIIPDPATIFLELKARNVDMAGLTPLQFRRQTEYPAFAKFFEKYRYLSNSYAYLGFNLKDPRFADRLVRQAIAHAIDKQEIIEGVLLGLGQEAVGPYKPGTWWYTDQVRTFPYDPDRAKALLREAGWRDRDGDGILEKDGKPFRFTIRTNQGNSVRIQTAEIIQRRLKAVGIDVNIHVVEWAAFINTFIRKRDFEAIILGWGLGLDPDQYEIWHSSKTGPDQLNHVSYSNPEVDRLLEQGRRTFDRERRTAIYREFQRVLAEDQPLVFLYVPEALTAVSSRIRGIEPAPAGLAWNFIRWYVPQDAQRYTR
- a CDS encoding phosphoglycerate kinase, with translation MAKLSIRDLDLAGKRVLLRLDLNVPLRDGSVTDDSRIRAALPTIRHALDRGARLLLLSHLGRPKGKPDSALSLAPVAARLGELLGRPVPVARDCVGEEVAAAAARMRPGDVLMLENSRFHAGDERNDEAFSRALAALCDVYVNDAFGAAHRAHASTVGVIRFAPVAAAGFLLERELTYLGQVLETPRRPFVAILGGAKVSDKIGVIRNLLTRVDALLIGGAMAYTFLAAQGIPVGASRVEADRLEVARDILARARPGRLCLPSDHVIAERVEASAPTGVVPLRGIPAGWMGLDIGPETIAQFAEEIGRAGTIFWNGPLGVFELPPFRAGTMAVAAAVAASRATSVIGGGDTVAAVKVAGVADRMTHLSTGGGASLEFLEGKELPGIAALPEKQ
- the secG gene encoding preprotein translocase subunit SecG codes for the protein MYVLLLVLHIVVAVALIGVVLLQSGKGADIGAAFGGGSSQTVFGGRGATTLLHKVTTIAAILFMLTSLSLTLYHGERRASSVIREEPAAATETTPPAAPPAPAPAPAAPGAAAPAK
- the tpiA gene encoding triose-phosphate isomerase; its protein translation is MARIPLVAGNWKMYKTPTEGAALARELRQRLDRPGGRDGVDVAVCPPFPALPAVGAALQGSGIALGAQDMHWEKEGAFTGAVSAGMLVDLGCRFVILGHSERRQHFGETDATVQRKVRAALAAALTPIVCVGETVAERDAAQTLAVVTRQVGAALEGLPAADLGRLVLAYEPVWAIGTGRTATPAQAREIHGALRRLLTERGGGPATRILYGGSVKAENAAGLLREPEIDGALVGGASLVAEQFARIVEATRPA